The following coding sequences are from one Halorubrum sp. BOL3-1 window:
- the tmk gene encoding dTMP kinase yields MLITLEGLDGSGKTTVWEALHDVYPDATFTREPTDSWYGDAVARSMADSEADPLAELFLYTADHANHLSETVRPALADGDLVISDRYSDSRFAYQGATLARADVDIQRPVEYIRGVHAAFSRPPDATIYLDLDPKTAAARAGRTDKFERDGYLAAVGENYERLLDADPGRFHRVDATRPPEDVIARVEEIVAGLVGR; encoded by the coding sequence ATGCTGATCACGCTGGAGGGGCTCGACGGCAGCGGCAAGACGACGGTCTGGGAGGCGCTCCACGACGTGTACCCCGACGCGACGTTCACCCGCGAGCCGACGGACAGCTGGTACGGCGACGCTGTGGCCCGCTCGATGGCCGACTCGGAGGCCGACCCGCTCGCGGAGCTGTTCTTATACACCGCCGACCACGCGAACCACCTCTCGGAGACGGTGCGACCGGCGCTCGCGGACGGCGATCTGGTGATCTCCGACCGGTACTCCGACTCGCGGTTCGCCTATCAAGGGGCGACGCTCGCGCGCGCCGACGTCGACATCCAGCGACCCGTAGAGTATATTCGGGGCGTCCACGCCGCGTTCTCGCGTCCGCCGGACGCGACGATCTACCTCGACTTAGACCCGAAGACTGCGGCCGCGCGCGCCGGCCGGACCGACAAGTTCGAGCGCGACGGCTACCTCGCGGCCGTGGGCGAGAACTACGAGCGCCTGCTGGACGCCGACCCCGGGCGGTTCCACCGCGTCGACGCGACGCGGCCGCCGGAGGACGTCATCGCTCGGGTCGAGGAGATCGTCGCCGGTCTGGTCGGGCGCTAA
- a CDS encoding DUF547 domain-containing protein: MTASDTTSASRSSSDFDSPPASDGGPVEVSERFLRAVRTGPERDGQREDARDCLAGLAESDLDALGSDERLAFWLNVYNAATGGALLSEPERFESRRRFFADPIVTVAGEPLSLDAIEHGILRGSQWKYGLGYVPNPFPSAFVGRHRVGEPDCRVHFALNCGAASCPAVAAYDAATVDSDLDAATESYLRSETVVEDGTAYVPRLLLWYRGDFGGGSGIRRLLREFDVVDPDAVPRVRYREYDWSLALDAFRDGGENR, from the coding sequence ATGACAGCGTCGGACACGACGTCCGCGTCCCGCTCCTCCTCCGACTTCGACTCCCCTCCCGCGTCCGATGGCGGGCCCGTCGAGGTCTCGGAGCGGTTCCTCCGTGCGGTCCGTACCGGCCCGGAACGCGACGGGCAGCGCGAGGACGCACGCGACTGCCTCGCCGGCCTCGCCGAGAGCGACTTGGACGCGCTCGGTTCGGACGAGCGACTCGCCTTCTGGCTCAACGTCTACAACGCCGCGACCGGAGGCGCCCTGCTGTCCGAGCCGGAGCGGTTCGAGAGCCGTCGCCGGTTCTTCGCCGACCCGATCGTCACCGTGGCCGGCGAACCCCTGAGTCTCGATGCGATCGAGCACGGGATCCTCCGCGGCTCGCAGTGGAAGTACGGTCTCGGGTACGTGCCGAACCCGTTTCCCTCGGCGTTCGTCGGCCGCCACCGGGTCGGAGAGCCGGACTGTCGGGTCCACTTCGCGCTCAACTGCGGCGCCGCTTCCTGTCCCGCCGTCGCCGCCTACGACGCCGCGACGGTCGACTCCGACCTCGACGCCGCGACCGAGAGCTACCTCCGGAGCGAGACCGTCGTCGAGGACGGGACCGCGTACGTGCCGCGGCTCCTGCTCTGGTACCGGGGGGACTTCGGCGGCGGGAGCGGGATACGGCGGCTCCTCCGCGAGTTCGATGTCGTCGACCCCGACGCTGTCCCGCGGGTCCGATACCGCGAGTACGACTGGTCGCTCGCGCTCGACGCGTTTCGCGACGGCGGGGAAAACCGATGA
- a CDS encoding prenyltransferase yields MREPDRRTVLVALWRMSRPAQLALIALVYALGVAMAVGRGATVDPADVGLGLAALVPVAASVHYANEYADAETDAITDRTAFSGGSGALSETGLPRRLALRAALASAAIGPLPLAWAASPLGRRPLSAVHAVLLGGVLVVGWQYSVGPLRLAWRGLGEVTNAALGGVVLPLYGFAVAADGVTVAAALATVPFALVVFVNLLETQWPDRRADAAVGKRTLATRWSPRRLRAVYGLASLAAAGSAVALGGRVLPSVVTVGTLVPMVGLVPGYHRFTRREEPLPAVATMVVTAATTTVAWGAVAAGFAG; encoded by the coding sequence ATGCGCGAGCCCGACCGCCGCACCGTCCTCGTCGCGCTCTGGCGGATGTCGCGTCCCGCGCAGCTCGCGCTGATCGCTCTCGTGTACGCCCTCGGCGTCGCGATGGCGGTCGGCCGAGGCGCGACGGTCGACCCCGCGGACGTGGGTCTCGGCCTGGCCGCGCTCGTCCCGGTCGCCGCGAGCGTCCACTACGCGAACGAGTACGCGGACGCCGAGACGGACGCGATCACGGACCGAACGGCCTTCTCCGGCGGGAGCGGCGCGCTCTCCGAGACCGGTCTCCCGCGTCGCCTCGCGCTGCGCGCCGCGCTCGCGTCCGCCGCGATCGGTCCGCTACCGCTCGCCTGGGCCGCGAGTCCGCTCGGTCGACGACCGCTGTCGGCGGTTCACGCCGTCCTACTCGGCGGGGTCCTCGTCGTCGGCTGGCAGTACTCGGTCGGACCGCTCCGGCTCGCGTGGCGCGGGCTCGGGGAAGTCACGAACGCCGCGCTCGGCGGAGTCGTACTGCCGCTGTACGGGTTCGCGGTCGCCGCCGACGGCGTCACCGTCGCGGCCGCGCTCGCGACCGTCCCGTTCGCGCTCGTCGTGTTCGTGAACCTGCTGGAGACGCAGTGGCCGGACCGCCGGGCGGACGCCGCGGTCGGGAAGCGGACGCTCGCGACGCGGTGGTCGCCCCGTCGACTTCGAGCGGTGTACGGGCTCGCGAGCCTCGCCGCCGCGGGATCTGCCGTCGCGCTCGGCGGTCGCGTGCTTCCGTCGGTCGTCACGGTCGGGACGCTCGTTCCGATGGTCGGTCTGGTCCCCGGGTACCACCGGTTCACGCGGCGGGAGGAGCCGCTGCCCGCGGTCGCGACGATGGTGGTCACGGCCGCGACGACGACGGTCGCGTGGGGCGCTGTCGCCGCCGGATTCGCCGGCTGA
- a CDS encoding TSUP family transporter — MTLALSADLVAMIVVVVAVAGAVNGVAGFGFAVVGTMVLAATLDPAAAVAFMILPMFAVNLSLVGDLSREELRTCGTRFAPLLVAALAGTVAGMALLDRLPEAPVRVLLGLVSLGFVATAQRAVPLPNPSGMGTRETAETPLVMATVGAVSGVLFGATNVGVQLVAYVRSFDLSHGLFVGVVALVFVGINGLRVAAAAALGFYPDAAFALASVAAAVPAVAGVAVGKRLRDRVSDRLRRGTVLGLLTVIGVRLVLGGAGVL, encoded by the coding sequence ATGACGCTCGCGCTCTCTGCCGATCTGGTCGCGATGATCGTTGTCGTGGTCGCGGTCGCGGGCGCCGTCAACGGAGTCGCCGGCTTCGGCTTCGCCGTCGTGGGGACGATGGTCCTGGCCGCGACGCTCGACCCGGCGGCCGCCGTCGCGTTCATGATCCTGCCGATGTTCGCCGTGAACCTCTCGCTCGTCGGGGATCTCTCGCGCGAGGAGCTTCGGACGTGCGGGACCCGGTTCGCGCCGCTGCTCGTCGCCGCGCTCGCGGGCACCGTCGCGGGGATGGCCCTGCTCGATCGGCTCCCCGAGGCGCCGGTGCGCGTGCTGCTCGGTCTCGTCTCGCTCGGCTTCGTCGCGACCGCCCAACGCGCGGTGCCGCTCCCGAACCCGTCGGGCATGGGCACGCGTGAAACCGCCGAAACGCCGCTCGTCATGGCGACCGTCGGCGCCGTCTCCGGCGTCCTCTTCGGGGCGACGAACGTCGGCGTCCAGCTCGTCGCGTACGTCCGGAGCTTCGACCTCTCGCACGGGCTGTTCGTGGGGGTCGTGGCGCTGGTGTTCGTCGGGATCAACGGCCTGCGGGTCGCCGCCGCCGCCGCGCTCGGCTTCTACCCGGACGCCGCGTTCGCACTCGCGTCCGTCGCCGCGGCCGTCCCGGCGGTCGCGGGCGTGGCGGTCGGGAAGCGGCTCCGAGACCGGGTGAGCGACCGGCTCCGTCGCGGAACCGTCCTCGGGCTGTTGACCGTCATCGGGGTCAGACTCGTGCTCGGCGGCGCCGGCGTCCTCTGA
- a CDS encoding DUF5813 family protein, with protein MTETEDDAERADDAGEHTDPADELSDRVRRAFASHGSFERDGDAWVSSTTAFDGRVRAEPAGEGRTRFSVTVRVPTLSGVTADEVADVVEDGWADTFERRAVDVGGVTRADRKFDPVVERDGDEIAVAYALTDINERRGVDDAGALIDFVEGTYVQGVIPGYEYTEPVSDLLSAARRHGNDGEV; from the coding sequence ATGACCGAAACCGAGGACGACGCCGAACGCGCCGACGACGCTGGCGAACACACTGACCCGGCGGACGAACTCTCCGACCGAGTCCGTCGGGCGTTCGCGAGCCACGGCTCCTTCGAGCGCGACGGCGACGCGTGGGTCTCGTCGACGACCGCGTTCGACGGGCGGGTCCGCGCAGAGCCGGCGGGCGAGGGCCGGACTCGGTTTTCCGTCACGGTCCGCGTGCCGACCCTCTCCGGGGTCACCGCCGACGAGGTGGCCGACGTGGTCGAGGACGGCTGGGCCGACACCTTCGAGCGCCGCGCGGTCGACGTCGGCGGCGTCACGCGCGCGGATCGGAAGTTCGACCCGGTCGTCGAGCGCGATGGCGACGAGATCGCGGTCGCCTACGCGCTCACGGATATCAACGAGCGTCGGGGCGTCGACGACGCGGGCGCGCTGATCGACTTCGTCGAGGGGACGTACGTCCAGGGCGTGATCCCCGGCTACGAGTACACGGAGCCGGTCTCGGACCTGCTCTCGGCCGCGCGGCGACACGGGAACGACGGCGAGGTCTGA
- a CDS encoding dihydrolipoyl dehydrogenase, with protein MQEFDFLVVGSGSGLDVANATASRGNSVAVVEEGRLGGTCLNRGCIPSKQLLYHADVLETVERAGEFEIDAEVVDVDFAEIVRTVTDDVAGSSESIRRGLESSDAHDLFSGTGRFVDDRTVEIVDGDDEGATLRADEVLVATGTRPSIPPIDGIDEVDYLTSTEALRLETAPDHLVIVGGGYIAAELGHFFETFGGDVTIVGRREHLLPEADAEVGEAVTDRYADRVDVYTGYEAVAVDDGGGEVTVEARPYPDADAVRAGDEVVGAPEAVEDVTVAGDELLVAAGRRPNTDALNLDATGVETDDAGFVETDEYLRTDAEGVWALGDVVGEYLLKHSANHEAKAAVRNLLGDDPEPVDYSAMPFAVFGSPEVAGVGARERDLREADREYATNTYAYDETARGSAMHADGFAKVLIDLDGEILGCHIVGPEASNLIEEVVVAMTAGSGTVADVREAVHIHPALSEVVDRAFSGQFSRGGAHDHHHHG; from the coding sequence ATGCAGGAGTTCGACTTCCTCGTGGTCGGGTCGGGATCGGGACTGGACGTGGCGAACGCGACGGCGAGCCGCGGGAACTCGGTCGCGGTCGTCGAGGAGGGCCGGCTCGGCGGGACGTGTCTCAACCGCGGCTGCATCCCCTCGAAACAGCTCCTCTACCACGCCGACGTGCTGGAGACGGTCGAGCGGGCCGGCGAGTTCGAGATCGACGCCGAGGTCGTCGATGTCGACTTCGCGGAGATCGTTCGGACGGTCACCGACGACGTCGCCGGGAGCTCCGAGTCTATCCGGCGCGGGCTGGAGTCGTCGGACGCCCACGACCTGTTCTCGGGGACCGGCCGGTTCGTCGACGACCGCACCGTCGAGATCGTCGACGGCGACGACGAGGGCGCGACGCTACGCGCGGACGAGGTTCTCGTCGCGACTGGCACCCGCCCGTCGATCCCGCCGATCGACGGGATCGACGAGGTGGACTACCTCACGAGTACGGAGGCGCTCCGACTGGAGACGGCGCCGGACCACCTCGTGATCGTCGGCGGCGGCTACATCGCGGCCGAACTGGGCCACTTCTTCGAGACCTTCGGCGGCGACGTGACGATCGTCGGCCGGCGAGAGCACCTCCTCCCCGAGGCCGACGCGGAGGTCGGTGAGGCCGTCACCGACCGCTACGCCGACCGGGTCGACGTGTACACCGGCTACGAGGCGGTCGCGGTCGACGATGGCGGCGGCGAGGTGACCGTCGAGGCGCGCCCGTACCCCGATGCCGACGCGGTGCGGGCGGGCGACGAGGTCGTCGGCGCTCCCGAGGCGGTCGAGGACGTGACCGTCGCCGGCGACGAACTGCTCGTCGCCGCGGGCCGACGACCGAACACGGACGCGCTGAACCTCGACGCGACCGGCGTCGAGACCGACGACGCCGGCTTCGTCGAGACGGATGAATACCTCCGGACGGACGCCGAGGGCGTGTGGGCGCTCGGTGACGTGGTCGGTGAGTACCTGCTGAAACACAGCGCGAACCACGAGGCGAAGGCCGCGGTCCGGAACCTGCTCGGGGACGACCCCGAGCCGGTCGACTACTCGGCGATGCCGTTCGCGGTGTTCGGCTCGCCCGAGGTGGCGGGCGTCGGCGCGCGCGAGCGGGACCTCCGCGAGGCGGACCGCGAGTACGCTACGAACACGTACGCGTACGACGAGACGGCCCGCGGCAGCGCGATGCACGCCGACGGGTTCGCGAAGGTGCTCATCGACCTCGACGGCGAAATTCTGGGGTGCCACATTGTCGGTCCCGAGGCGTCGAACCTGATCGAGGAGGTCGTCGTCGCGATGACCGCCGGGTCGGGGACCGTCGCGGACGTCCGCGAGGCGGTCCACATCCACCCGGCGCTCTCGGAGGTCGTCGACCGCGCGTTCTCCGGACAGTTCTCGCGCGGCGGCGCCCACGACCACCACCATCACGGGTGA
- a CDS encoding methyl-accepting chemotaxis protein, translated as MTPDRSRLGETRDRLVPTVIEENRFVKFGLSIGLVIVAIAVTGVFTIRQTAGVVDPAAHAVVTRNIVLIIAVAVVGLGAVGVGLARPTVRELDELGRRAEALENGDLDVDLEPKTEDEIGRLYESFDAMRTALKSRIEEVETERERAHEAKRETEAFADALQTRAEAFAETMGEAADGDLTVRLSVEPDDPEALREIADAFNEAVSELDATVADVRRFADEVADAGDAMTTSVDEVATAARETSGSIDEISAGAEKQNDRLVEIAGEMETMSSTTEEVAVSAEQVASTSERATELSDDGRSATRRAVEELHAVEERSQSATEAVTQLEDGTERIGVIVDTITEIADQTNLLALNASIEAARAGAAGSGFGVVADEVKSLAEETSDAAAEVESLIADLEGLTDESVTEMAAIRDRIDDGVDTVEAAESALADIDEQITEADEGVKEISDAMDEQARAVNDVTESVDDVAEISNRTSTNASSVAAAAEEQAVSSDRVSERVNELAERTTRLRESLATFRTRDRAEGPSAEAAASASADDD; from the coding sequence GTGACGCCAGACCGAAGCCGACTCGGTGAGACTCGGGACCGTCTCGTCCCGACCGTGATCGAGGAGAATCGATTCGTCAAGTTCGGCCTCTCGATCGGTCTCGTCATCGTCGCGATCGCAGTGACTGGCGTCTTCACGATCCGGCAGACGGCCGGCGTCGTCGATCCGGCGGCCCACGCGGTAGTGACACGCAACATCGTTCTGATCATCGCCGTCGCCGTCGTCGGGCTCGGAGCCGTGGGCGTGGGACTCGCTCGCCCGACCGTCCGCGAACTCGACGAGCTTGGCCGACGGGCTGAGGCCCTGGAGAACGGGGACCTCGACGTCGACCTCGAACCGAAGACCGAAGACGAGATCGGCAGGCTCTACGAGTCCTTCGACGCGATGCGGACCGCGCTGAAATCCCGGATCGAAGAGGTGGAGACGGAACGGGAGCGCGCCCACGAGGCCAAACGCGAGACGGAGGCGTTCGCGGACGCGCTCCAGACGCGCGCCGAGGCGTTCGCGGAGACGATGGGAGAGGCGGCCGACGGCGACCTCACCGTCCGGCTCTCGGTCGAGCCGGACGACCCGGAGGCGCTCCGCGAAATCGCCGACGCGTTCAACGAGGCGGTCTCGGAGCTCGACGCGACGGTCGCAGACGTGCGCCGGTTCGCCGACGAGGTGGCGGACGCGGGCGACGCGATGACGACGAGCGTCGACGAGGTTGCCACGGCCGCACGGGAGACGAGCGGTTCGATCGACGAGATCTCGGCCGGCGCGGAGAAACAGAACGACCGGCTCGTCGAGATCGCCGGCGAGATGGAGACGATGTCCTCGACGACCGAGGAGGTCGCGGTCTCGGCCGAGCAGGTCGCGTCGACCTCAGAGCGGGCGACCGAGCTGAGCGACGACGGGCGGTCTGCGACGCGGCGCGCCGTCGAAGAGCTCCACGCCGTCGAGGAGCGCTCACAGTCGGCGACGGAGGCGGTCACCCAGCTCGAAGACGGGACGGAGCGGATCGGCGTCATCGTCGATACGATCACGGAGATAGCCGACCAGACGAATCTGCTCGCGCTGAACGCCTCGATCGAGGCGGCGCGGGCGGGCGCCGCGGGGTCGGGGTTCGGCGTCGTCGCCGACGAGGTCAAGAGTCTCGCGGAGGAGACGAGCGACGCCGCCGCCGAGGTCGAATCGCTCATCGCGGATCTCGAGGGGCTGACCGACGAGAGCGTGACGGAGATGGCGGCGATCCGCGACCGGATCGACGACGGGGTCGACACCGTGGAGGCGGCCGAGTCCGCGCTCGCCGACATCGACGAGCAGATCACCGAGGCCGACGAGGGCGTCAAGGAGATCTCCGACGCGATGGACGAGCAGGCCCGCGCGGTCAACGACGTGACGGAGTCGGTCGACGACGTCGCCGAGATCAGCAACCGGACGTCGACGAACGCCTCGTCCGTCGCGGCCGCGGCCGAGGAACAGGCGGTCTCCTCGGACCGCGTTTCCGAGCGGGTGAACGAGTTGGCGGAGCGGACGACCCGCCTCCGGGAGTCGCTCGCGACGTTCCGGACCCGAGACCGGGCCGAGGGGCCCTCGGCCGAGGCGGCCGCGAGCGCGTCGGCGGACGACGACTGA
- a CDS encoding peroxiredoxin, with translation MSDTAVSSEQVPDFELPNAGAGPDPFSLSAAAADPDLDAVVLLFQRDYHCGNCRKQVQAIADRYDEFEALNASVVSILPEPVDRVTEWQDSYDLPFALLADPNTDVSDAYDQPVRFGVLGSLHDLVGRMPVATVLDVRSGEPVVAYAYEGRMPADRPETDDLLDEVRALRAD, from the coding sequence ATGAGCGACACCGCGGTCTCCTCCGAGCAGGTACCAGACTTCGAACTGCCGAACGCCGGCGCCGGTCCCGACCCGTTCTCGCTGTCCGCGGCCGCCGCCGACCCGGACCTCGACGCCGTCGTCCTGCTGTTCCAGCGCGACTACCACTGCGGGAACTGCCGGAAACAGGTTCAGGCGATCGCTGACCGGTACGACGAGTTCGAGGCGCTGAACGCGTCGGTCGTCTCGATCCTCCCGGAACCCGTCGACCGGGTCACCGAGTGGCAAGACTCGTACGACCTCCCGTTCGCGCTGCTCGCGGACCCGAACACCGACGTGAGCGACGCCTACGACCAGCCGGTGCGGTTCGGGGTCCTCGGCTCGCTCCACGATCTGGTCGGGCGGATGCCCGTCGCGACCGTCCTCGACGTCCGGTCCGGCGAGCCGGTCGTCGCGTACGCGTACGAGGGACGGATGCCCGCCGACCGCCCGGAGACCGACGACCTCCTCGACGAGGTCCGGGCGCTGCGCGCGGACTGA
- a CDS encoding hemolysin family protein, with product MVATAVSLARVAGALVLVVLNGFFVASEFAFVRIRATSVERLVEEGKAGSETLQEVMANLDDYLAATQLGITLASLGLGWIGEPAVAALIEPILGPLLPEGLVHLVAFAVAFSFITFLHVVFGELAPKTIAIAQAERISLLLAPPMKLSYYLFAPGIAVFNGTANAFTKLLGVPPASESDETLQEREIRRVLARAGEAGHVDESEVAMIEGVFELDDTAARELMVPRPDVVSLSADASLSEIRKTVLDAGHTRYPVVDSDDDDRVVGFVDVKDVLRATDEGDDGTAVDLAREVLVVPETTSASDLLVQFRDERRQMAAVIDEWGAFEGIATVEDVAEALVGDLRDEFDAAERRHTIRRTGEGTHEADGSVSLNAVNDALGTDLSGDGYETLGGFVLDRIGRSPEVGDVAETDAFAFEVTAVDGARISTVRVTRRGDADASADDDAGE from the coding sequence ATGGTAGCGACCGCCGTCTCACTTGCCCGCGTGGCGGGCGCGTTGGTGCTGGTCGTCCTGAACGGCTTCTTCGTCGCCTCGGAGTTCGCGTTCGTCAGGATCCGGGCCACCTCGGTCGAACGGCTGGTCGAAGAGGGGAAGGCCGGGTCGGAGACGCTCCAAGAGGTGATGGCCAACCTCGACGACTACCTCGCGGCGACCCAGCTCGGGATCACGCTCGCGTCGCTCGGGCTGGGGTGGATCGGCGAGCCGGCGGTCGCGGCGCTCATCGAGCCGATCCTCGGCCCGCTGCTGCCGGAGGGGCTGGTCCACCTCGTCGCGTTCGCCGTCGCGTTCTCCTTTATCACGTTCCTTCACGTCGTCTTCGGCGAACTGGCGCCCAAGACCATCGCCATCGCGCAGGCGGAGCGTATCTCGCTGCTGCTCGCGCCGCCGATGAAGCTCTCCTACTACCTGTTCGCGCCGGGGATCGCGGTGTTCAACGGCACCGCGAACGCGTTCACCAAACTGCTCGGCGTCCCGCCCGCCTCCGAGAGCGACGAAACGCTCCAAGAGCGCGAGATACGCCGCGTGCTGGCGCGGGCCGGCGAGGCCGGCCACGTCGACGAGTCCGAAGTCGCCATGATCGAGGGCGTCTTCGAGCTGGACGACACCGCGGCCCGCGAGCTGATGGTCCCCCGGCCCGACGTCGTCTCGCTGTCCGCCGACGCTTCGCTGTCCGAGATCCGGAAGACGGTTCTCGACGCCGGCCACACGCGGTACCCCGTCGTCGACAGCGACGACGACGACCGCGTCGTCGGCTTCGTGGACGTGAAGGACGTGCTGCGCGCGACCGATGAGGGAGACGACGGCACCGCGGTCGACCTCGCGCGGGAGGTCCTCGTCGTCCCGGAGACGACGAGCGCGAGCGACCTCCTCGTCCAGTTCCGCGACGAGCGCCGGCAGATGGCCGCGGTCATCGACGAGTGGGGCGCCTTCGAGGGGATCGCGACCGTCGAGGACGTGGCGGAGGCGCTCGTCGGCGACCTTCGAGACGAGTTCGACGCCGCCGAGCGCCGGCACACGATCCGTCGGACCGGTGAGGGCACGCACGAGGCCGACGGCTCCGTCTCGCTCAACGCCGTCAACGACGCGCTCGGCACCGACCTCAGCGGCGACGGCTACGAGACGCTCGGCGGGTTCGTCCTCGACCGTATCGGCCGATCGCCCGAAGTTGGCGACGTCGCGGAGACGGACGCGTTCGCCTTCGAGGTCACCGCGGTCGACGGCGCGCGCATCTCGACGGTGCGCGTCACGCGACGCGGGGACGCCGATGCGTCCGCGGACGACGACGCGGGCGAGTGA
- a CDS encoding methyl-accepting chemotaxis protein yields the protein MSQRSRDSDGRDQSEEGPESEDRPGSEERVGSNEESESDGDVPLSTLTGDHAVLLSEIGTDLSESGDAIDSLSRGAGEANASSSDTASLAETARGSAREATDDVDEAKVAAAAAEEKLEALRETVTEIDDIVAMSNEIADQTNMLALNASIEAARVGEAGSGFAVVADEVKNLAEQAQERATEIEATVDEVRSTADETIDQIETVDTRTDTAAASIADAVDDLDGITGSAVRTSENIDEVTETTQAHADDLDDIAGDVIDAISQANEIDERTDG from the coding sequence ATGAGCCAGCGATCACGCGATTCTGACGGACGGGACCAGTCGGAAGAGGGGCCCGAATCGGAGGATAGGCCCGGGTCGGAGGAGAGGGTCGGGTCGAACGAGGAATCCGAGTCGGACGGCGACGTACCGCTCTCGACGCTGACGGGCGATCACGCGGTGCTCCTCTCGGAGATCGGTACGGACCTGAGCGAGTCGGGCGACGCGATCGACTCGCTGTCTCGCGGCGCCGGGGAGGCGAACGCGTCCAGTTCCGACACGGCCTCGTTGGCCGAGACGGCGCGCGGGTCGGCCCGCGAGGCGACCGACGACGTCGACGAGGCCAAGGTCGCGGCCGCCGCAGCCGAGGAGAAGCTGGAGGCGCTCCGTGAGACCGTCACGGAGATCGACGACATCGTCGCGATGTCGAACGAGATAGCCGATCAGACGAACATGCTCGCGCTCAACGCTTCGATCGAGGCCGCCCGCGTGGGCGAGGCGGGATCGGGGTTCGCCGTCGTCGCCGACGAGGTCAAGAACCTCGCCGAGCAGGCTCAGGAGCGAGCGACCGAGATCGAGGCGACCGTCGATGAGGTCCGGTCGACCGCGGACGAGACGATAGACCAGATCGAGACCGTCGATACGCGGACCGACACCGCGGCGGCGTCGATCGCGGACGCCGTGGACGACCTCGACGGGATCACCGGCAGCGCGGTCCGGACCTCGGAGAACATCGACGAGGTGACCGAGACGACGCAGGCGCACGCGGACGACCTCGACGACATCGCCGGGGACGTGATCGACGCGATCAGTCAGGCGAACGAGATCGACGAGCGGACGGACGGGTAG